Proteins encoded in a region of the Ptychodera flava strain L36383 chromosome 4, AS_Pfla_20210202, whole genome shotgun sequence genome:
- the LOC139131585 gene encoding dual serine/threonine and tyrosine protein kinase-like, with translation MFQLLTDFVKSAEMHMKLGTVVQDSIARVKPGIIIDAETRELPDEFVYHEFDEPELKPLVKMIQSLTDAKSITAHAFCRDVCNVIINKVTNEVRREATALLKSEFSTSMKRVILTVYALELPALRCTFEKAYASEVGLDEDRKSKKKETSRLLIQVATTLSAGIRRALQTHLDEVYSTESICAMVNKLKIKMKTKNEQQWRTRIANELLSSLDATQLADSIRQACKGHLNEVHNAFTVSLEQLCVLNSELTKPHEQLKVKMRDVFVPMVADLKVRGYALQYEIKYGKLKVGSKLGEGSRCRINECKAAGNWPCLPSKLAVKVVASEDKLGRKNESWNETMVTLHCIRSIKFHENLLSVYGWVIPRPGKLYIAVEKVKTDLQSLMEGASLELTSRIRMASNVASGLAALHKQGIIHGDLKPQNILVKFDESSGWSALINTCKPKAIFAPTALGEPFHIAPYLYEDSKRQRVFGDVYAFGMLLWFLCDGNCRRPDVYDKYTTRETMKIAVAEKAIRPKRPEECDSALWGLMKQCWMEEKRLTLDDILERLGI, from the exons atgtttcaactgcTGACAGACTTTGTGAAGAGCGCTGAAATGCATATGAAACTGGGGACGGTGGTGCAAGACTCAATCGCTAGAGTCAAACCTGGCATTATCATTGATGCCGAGACAAGAGAGTTACCCGATGAATTCGTCTATCATGAATTTGACGAGCCCGAATTAAAACCACTCGTGAAGATGATCCAATCACTAACCGATGCCAAATCGATCACAGCTCATGCTTTTTGCCGAGACGTCTGCAACGTCATCATAAACAAGGTGACAAACGAGGTCCGTCGAGAAGCAACGGCGCTACTCAAAAGCGAATTTTCCACGTCCATGAAGCGAGTCATCCTCACGGTGTACGCGCTGGAACTACCGGCTCTTAGGTGTACCTTCGAAAAGGCATACGCCTCAGAAGTAGGTCTTGACGAAGATAGGAAGTCCAAGAAGAAGGAAACCAGCAGATTGTTGATACAGGTGGCAACAACTTTGTCAGCTGGCATCAGACGAGCGCTTCAGACTCATCTGGACGAGGTCTACAGCACGGAAAGTATCTGTGCCATGgtgaataaattgaaaattaagaTGAAAACGAAAAATGAACAGCAATGGAGAACTAGGATAGCAAATGAACTACTATCCAGCTTAGATGCAACTCAGCTCGCAGACAGTATTCGACAAGCCTGCAAAGGTCACCTCAACGAAGTTCATAATGCGTTCACTGTATCGCTCGAACAGCTTTGCGTATTGAACTCCGAGCTGACCAAACCCCACGAACAGCTAAAGGTGAAAATGAGAGACGTCTTCGTGCCCATGGTCGCTGACCTGAAAGTCAGGGGCTACGCCTTACAGTACGAAATCAAATACGGTAAGCTAAAGGTTGGGTCGAAACTCGGCGAAGGCAGTAGATGCAGGATTAATGAGTGTAAGGCGGCGGGAAATTGGCCTTGCTTACCATCCAAACTTGCGGTGAAGGTGGTTGCCTCAGAAGACAAACTGGGAAGAAAAAACGAATCATGGAATGAAACTATGGTGACACTACATTGTATTCG ATCCATAAAATTCCACGAGAATCTTCTTTCGGTGTACGGCTGGGTGATTCCTCGTCCCGGGAAATTATACATCGCGGTGGAAAAAGTGAAGACTGACCTGCAATCGTTGATGGAGGGCGCTAGTCTTGAACTGACATCGCGAATCCGAATGGCATCGAATGTAGCCAGTGGACTGGCAGCGTTGCACAAACAGGGCATCATACACGGTGATCTGAAACCACAAAATATTTTG GTGAAATTTGATGAGTCATCGGGCTGGAGCGCTCTGATAAATACGTGCAAACCGAAAGCCATCTTTGCACCGACAGCCCTCGGAGAACCATTTCACATTGCTCCATACCTGTACGAAGATAGCAAACGTCAGAGAGTCTTCGGAGATGTCTATGCTTTCGGCATGCTGCTGTGGTTTCTCTGTGACGGTAATTGTAGGCGTCCAGACGTGTACGACAAATACACTACCCGCGAAACCATGAAGATTGCAGTGGCAGAAAAAGCCATAAGACCGAAAAGGCCTGAGGAATGTGACAGTGCATTATGGGGGTTGATGAAGCAATGTTGGATGGAAGAAAAACGTCTCACCCTGGACGATATTCTTGAACGATTAGGAATTTga